In Oscillatoria salina IIICB1, a genomic segment contains:
- a CDS encoding CHASE2 domain-containing protein yields the protein MNFCSVYQLNIWRTGLDCKFLLTWDDRQQISAALSYPEELDRLTETWQYSYLKAYESTLRGRVEDEFSFTPSFSVDWKNRTESAEKELLQKFQRWLGSQELLPIREKIQGAVEEKKVTKKLWKTNDDCIDLLITCDSPELTRLPWEAWKIAPNAKIQISRTPLNVGNGAVFVERRGKPRILVIIAATSELNVNEDRRAVRSLNKVAQVEEVKFTLGENLDNFRQKLVEKLTDEIGWDILIFAGHSDETIHTGGRLELAPGVTISLSEIEFQLIQAIERGLKVAIFNSCCGTSLAEYSIGLGLHQVVAMREKISDRVAHAFLKQFCQSLAMHKDVQQSMQAACEYFEREKSAYPSAYLIPSLFRHPSDKAKLFQIEPLGFQRWWRNWKPTRKEAIALSTVLLLNLLVPVQDFLLDWRILTQAIYRDFTRQTALETQPPVTIIAIDTESIDKAKKQISQFEFLDHIDRRYLAQLINRLTNLNAKIIGINYLLDTEETGNEQLTQALISAQVKNNTWFVFASKQEEELFAFHRLVNSENWYQKGDATFWLWDVELPKDQKCPKSCPFAYLLALSSKFQQNSSLNPLIQQNFPEENFNLFIQENDLKVSFRKSPSFFNWRSIIDFSIPPEQVADKIPAWQLLESNSSNLEQIQKIENQIIIIAADAYDQVEDRYQIPPAINYWRCYSLAQVNSSNKPKECQKNRKYFTSGEAHAYMIYQFLERRQIFLIPDFLLILLAATLGKFMIIYFQVNRKKKKQFLFGGLGLTFVYIFLGIEIHTLGLVVIPLFFPIAIFWIYVFPR from the coding sequence ATGAACTTCTGTTCGGTCTATCAATTAAATATTTGGCGTACAGGACTAGATTGTAAATTTCTGCTGACTTGGGATGATAGACAGCAAATTTCGGCTGCACTTTCATATCCAGAAGAATTAGATAGACTTACAGAAACTTGGCAATATTCTTATTTAAAAGCTTATGAATCTACTCTCAGGGGGAGAGTAGAAGATGAATTTAGCTTTACCCCGTCATTTTCAGTTGATTGGAAAAATCGCACGGAGTCAGCCGAAAAAGAACTGTTGCAAAAATTTCAACGATGGTTGGGAAGTCAAGAATTACTACCAATTAGAGAAAAAATTCAAGGTGCAGTCGAGGAGAAAAAAGTAACGAAAAAGTTATGGAAAACTAATGATGACTGCATCGATTTATTAATTACTTGCGATTCTCCTGAGTTAACTAGATTACCTTGGGAAGCATGGAAAATTGCACCAAATGCAAAAATTCAGATATCTCGCACTCCGCTTAATGTAGGTAATGGAGCTGTTTTCGTTGAAAGACGAGGAAAACCGAGAATTTTAGTAATTATAGCAGCTACTTCAGAACTAAATGTAAATGAAGATCGGCGTGCAGTGCGATCGCTGAATAAAGTCGCCCAGGTCGAAGAAGTAAAATTTACACTGGGAGAGAATTTAGATAATTTTCGGCAAAAATTGGTTGAGAAACTAACCGATGAGATTGGTTGGGACATACTGATTTTTGCGGGACACAGCGATGAGACAATACACACTGGGGGAAGATTAGAACTTGCTCCGGGCGTTACTATTTCCCTCAGCGAAATTGAATTTCAGCTTATTCAAGCGATCGAGCGAGGGCTGAAAGTAGCGATTTTCAACTCTTGTTGCGGAACGAGTCTTGCGGAATACTCGATCGGGTTAGGATTGCATCAAGTAGTAGCTATGCGCGAGAAAATTAGCGATCGCGTTGCTCATGCTTTTCTCAAACAGTTTTGTCAAAGTCTTGCTATGCACAAAGATGTCCAACAGTCAATGCAAGCAGCTTGTGAATATTTTGAGAGAGAGAAAAGTGCTTATCCCTCTGCATATCTGATTCCGTCTCTATTTCGCCATCCCTCCGACAAAGCCAAACTCTTCCAGATTGAGCCGTTGGGTTTCCAGCGTTGGTGGCGAAATTGGAAACCAACCCGAAAAGAGGCGATCGCTCTTTCTACTGTTCTTTTGCTTAATTTGTTAGTACCTGTCCAAGATTTTCTCTTAGATTGGCGGATTCTCACCCAAGCTATCTATCGCGACTTCACCAGACAAACTGCACTAGAAACTCAGCCTCCAGTCACAATAATTGCCATCGATACTGAATCAATTGACAAAGCAAAAAAACAAATTTCACAATTTGAGTTTCTCGATCATATAGATCGTCGATATCTAGCGCAACTGATAAACAGACTTACTAACCTCAATGCGAAAATTATCGGCATTAATTATCTTTTGGACACAGAAGAAACTGGTAACGAACAACTTACCCAAGCACTCATATCAGCCCAAGTAAAAAATAACACTTGGTTCGTTTTTGCCAGCAAACAAGAAGAAGAATTATTTGCATTTCACAGATTAGTTAATTCCGAGAATTGGTATCAGAAAGGAGATGCAACCTTTTGGTTGTGGGATGTTGAGTTGCCTAAAGACCAAAAATGTCCTAAATCATGTCCTTTTGCTTATTTATTGGCACTTTCTTCTAAATTTCAACAAAACTCTTCTCTAAATCCTCTTATTCAACAAAATTTTCCAGAAGAAAACTTTAATTTATTTATCCAAGAAAATGACTTAAAAGTTAGTTTCAGGAAATCACCTTCTTTTTTTAATTGGCGTTCAATTATTGATTTCTCAATCCCACCCGAACAAGTTGCTGATAAAATTCCAGCTTGGCAGCTTCTAGAATCTAACTCAAGTAATCTAGAACAAATACAAAAAATTGAAAACCAAATTATTATTATTGCTGCTGATGCCTATGACCAGGTAGAAGACAGATATCAAATACCTCCAGCTATAAACTACTGGCGTTGTTATTCTTTAGCTCAAGTAAACTCATCAAATAAACCGAAAGAATGTCAAAAAAATCGTAAATATTTTACATCTGGAGAAGCTCATGCTTATATGATTTATCAATTCCTAGAACGTCGTCAAATATTTTTAATTCCTGACTTTTTATTAATCTTACTGGCTGCCACGTTAGGCAAATTTATGATAATATATTTTCAGGTAAACAGAAAAAAGAAAAAACAATTTTTATTTGGTGGACTAGGATTAACCTTCGTTTATATTTTTCTAGGAATAGAAATTCATACGTTAGGTTTAGTTGTTATTCCCTTGTTTTTTCCCATCGCAATTTTCTGGATTTACGTTTTCCCTCGATAA
- a CDS encoding DUF1822 family protein — protein sequence MSKLFNEISQLRTFLPEVIPLEAEDYEQAINKSETGENEESQWQIYTHVLATLAFVRWLKERFGKGSVDNCSIFQPEKAKTLEAVYNLQVGEFKLCLILAENILNEEMILLPKLVIDDFDMAAHFYVVMAIDEEHEEAIVKGSIDYQKLIDYWHKKIIITDNDYYHLPLNLLDFEANHLLYYLRYLEPSAINLPVKSTEKISKKVVNVALWLQDEIDEITRSLNWSFPSRLSVASVQGFRSIAVFENAIAELNRRGLEIPHHARGCCRKIILANLHLQLLAATWLLPQQDNDAQEWSLLLLLAMQSGVSLPKGLRLQISDQDRVLSDKILEKNDDYFYRRLIGSYDDQFSVKITFNGSEETLEPLVFIDGITKKN from the coding sequence ATGTCTAAATTATTTAATGAAATATCTCAATTAAGAACATTTTTACCGGAAGTTATTCCTTTAGAAGCAGAAGATTACGAACAAGCAATCAATAAGAGCGAAACTGGAGAGAATGAAGAATCTCAGTGGCAAATTTATACTCATGTTTTAGCTACATTAGCTTTTGTAAGATGGCTCAAAGAAAGATTTGGCAAAGGTTCAGTCGATAATTGTTCTATTTTTCAACCAGAAAAAGCTAAAACTCTTGAAGCTGTATATAATTTACAAGTTGGAGAATTTAAATTATGTCTAATTTTAGCAGAAAATATCCTAAATGAAGAAATGATTTTGCTGCCAAAGTTAGTAATTGATGACTTCGATATGGCGGCTCATTTTTATGTAGTTATGGCAATTGACGAAGAACACGAAGAGGCGATCGTTAAAGGAAGTATCGATTATCAAAAATTAATTGATTATTGGCATAAAAAAATAATTATTACCGACAATGATTACTATCATTTGCCATTAAATTTGCTAGATTTTGAAGCCAATCATCTTTTGTATTACTTACGTTATCTAGAGCCGAGTGCTATTAATTTACCTGTGAAATCAACAGAGAAAATTAGCAAAAAAGTAGTCAATGTAGCACTATGGTTACAGGATGAGATTGATGAAATAACTAGAAGTTTAAATTGGAGTTTTCCTTCCAGATTATCAGTTGCTAGCGTACAAGGATTTCGTTCGATAGCAGTCTTTGAAAATGCGATCGCGGAATTGAATCGTCGCGGTTTGGAAATTCCTCACCACGCACGCGGCTGCTGTCGCAAAATAATTCTTGCTAATCTTCATCTACAACTGTTAGCGGCAACTTGGCTTTTACCTCAACAAGATAATGATGCTCAAGAATGGTCGTTATTGTTATTATTAGCAATGCAGTCTGGTGTAAGTTTACCTAAAGGACTCAGATTACAAATTAGTGACCAAGATCGGGTGCTTTCCGATAAAATTTTAGAAAAAAATGATGATTACTTTTATCGGCGGTTAATTGGTAGTTACGATGACCAGTTTTCAGTTAAAATTACTTTCAATGGTTCAGAAGAAACTCTAGAGCCTTTGGTGTTTATCGATGGGATTACTAAAAAAAATTGA